A part of Gramella sp. MAR_2010_147 genomic DNA contains:
- a CDS encoding cold shock domain-containing protein, with translation MQGTVKFFNESKGYGFITNDDTKRDIFVHITGLNGETLQEGDRVEYEETEGKKGVNATEVRVIE, from the coding sequence ATGCAAGGCACAGTAAAATTTTTCAATGAATCTAAAGGTTATGGATTCATTACCAACGACGACACCAAAAGAGACATTTTTGTACACATCACCGGTTTAAACGGTGAAACTCTCCAGGAAGGGGATAGAGTTGAGTACGAAGAAACAGAAGGAAAAAAGGGAGTGAACGCTACAGAAGTACGCGTGATCGAATAA
- a CDS encoding chloride channel protein, which produces MAKFGKSLLHTFLNWKSRNLSHRQFLMIISALIGFIAGICAVTIKNLTHFIQVLLKGETVISYHNAFYFIFPVIGLLIVYLIFKFILRKKVGQGIPATLYAISRQKGIMKKFQMYSSLITAPITVGFGGSVGLEAPTVATGASIGSNLSRMFLLNQTTRTLLIGCAAAGAMSSIFNAPIAAIIFAIEVFSLDLTLTSLLPLLIASVSAVLTSYFFYGSEIILPFNLEDAFTISEVPYYILLGILAAGCSIYFTRVHFKLMQLMVKIRSKIVRLLTSGLLLGLIIYFIPPLYGEGYSVVNNLLQENYLEALGTNLFNAYLENIWVVILLLTGLVLFKIVATSLTLSAGGVGGIFAPVMFMGSAMGHGFALLLNNLGIFKHQISVSNFTLVGMAGLMAGVLHAPLTAIFLIAELTHGYELFIPLMITAAISFMVTTKFQPHSVYTMELAQRGDLLTHDKDQTVLTLMNISQVVEKNFIPLEIDMNLGDVIHQGVVKSSRNIFPVIDENRKFMGIILLDDIRSIMFNEKLYVEVKVRDIMQQAPEIIDLENDRMKAIMKKFQDSNAWNLPVVKKGKYVGFISKSKLLTAYRQKLIEVTV; this is translated from the coding sequence GTGGCAAAATTTGGGAAATCTTTGTTGCATACGTTCCTAAACTGGAAATCCAGAAACCTTTCCCATCGCCAGTTTTTAATGATCATCAGTGCCTTGATTGGGTTTATAGCCGGTATTTGCGCTGTTACCATCAAGAACCTCACCCACTTTATTCAGGTGCTTTTAAAAGGTGAAACTGTAATAAGTTATCACAATGCCTTTTATTTTATTTTTCCGGTGATAGGACTCTTAATAGTCTATTTGATCTTTAAGTTTATCCTGCGCAAAAAAGTTGGGCAGGGCATCCCGGCTACTCTCTATGCAATCTCCCGGCAAAAAGGGATCATGAAAAAATTTCAGATGTATTCCTCTTTGATCACAGCCCCTATAACCGTAGGTTTTGGTGGTTCCGTAGGATTAGAAGCACCTACAGTAGCCACGGGTGCTTCCATTGGTTCAAACCTTTCCAGGATGTTTTTATTGAACCAAACCACAAGAACACTTCTTATTGGTTGTGCAGCCGCAGGCGCCATGTCCTCCATTTTTAATGCACCAATTGCCGCAATTATTTTTGCCATCGAAGTTTTTAGCCTGGACCTAACCCTTACCTCACTTTTACCATTGCTTATAGCATCTGTTTCAGCAGTACTTACCTCCTATTTTTTCTACGGAAGTGAGATCATCCTCCCTTTCAATCTGGAAGATGCCTTTACCATTTCTGAAGTTCCTTATTACATATTACTTGGTATTCTTGCTGCAGGTTGCTCCATCTATTTTACCAGGGTACACTTTAAGCTGATGCAATTAATGGTGAAAATCAGGTCTAAAATTGTTCGGCTTTTAACTTCCGGGCTCCTTTTAGGTCTAATCATATACTTTATTCCCCCTCTTTATGGAGAAGGCTACAGCGTGGTTAATAATCTGCTTCAGGAAAATTATCTGGAAGCACTGGGCACCAATTTATTTAATGCCTACCTCGAGAATATCTGGGTGGTGATCTTATTATTAACGGGTCTGGTATTGTTTAAGATCGTTGCAACCTCCTTAACCTTAAGTGCAGGAGGTGTTGGAGGTATTTTTGCTCCTGTAATGTTTATGGGCAGTGCCATGGGTCATGGATTTGCGCTATTACTTAATAATCTTGGAATTTTTAAACATCAAATTTCCGTGAGTAATTTTACGCTGGTTGGTATGGCCGGCCTCATGGCTGGAGTTCTACATGCCCCCTTAACCGCAATTTTCCTTATTGCTGAACTTACCCACGGCTATGAACTATTCATCCCATTAATGATCACTGCCGCCATCTCTTTTATGGTCACCACCAAATTTCAGCCACATTCAGTGTACACTATGGAGCTTGCGCAGCGTGGTGACCTGCTAACTCATGATAAAGACCAAACGGTACTTACGTTGATGAATATTTCGCAGGTAGTAGAAAAGAATTTTATTCCGCTGGAAATAGATATGAATCTGGGCGATGTAATTCATCAGGGTGTTGTAAAATCATCCAGGAATATTTTTCCGGTTATTGATGAAAATCGTAAATTCATGGGGATCATTCTGCTGGACGACATTAGGTCTATTATGTTCAATGAAAAACTGTATGTTGAAGTGAAAGTTAGGGATATCATGCAGCAGGCTCCGGAAATCATTGACCTTGAAAATGACAGGATGAAAGCCATTATGAAAAAATTCCAGGATAGTAATGCCTGGAACCTTCCGGTAGTAAAGAAAGGAAAATATGTTGGCTTTATTTCAAAATCCAAGCTTCTTACAGCTTATCGACAGAAGTTAATAGAAGTAACCGTTTAA
- a CDS encoding nicotinic acid mononucleotide adenyltransferase yields MATVFLVGGVAMAQEKDSEPAFEKQGDLIKGTFYYEDGSVRQEGTYKDGRLHGEWISYNQDGEKTAIANYKHGKKDGKWFFWTEDKLTEVDYQNSVIASINSWKSESSLVNNL; encoded by the coding sequence ATGGCAACTGTATTCCTAGTAGGAGGAGTTGCAATGGCACAGGAAAAAGACTCTGAACCTGCATTTGAAAAGCAGGGAGATCTAATTAAAGGAACGTTTTATTATGAAGATGGAAGTGTTAGACAGGAAGGTACGTACAAGGACGGTAGACTCCACGGAGAATGGATTTCTTACAACCAAGATGGTGAAAAGACAGCCATCGCGAATTACAAGCATGGAAAGAAAGACGGGAAATGGTTTTTTTGGACTGAAGATAAACTTACCGAAGTTGACTATCAAAATAGCGTAATCGCCTCTATTAATAGTTGGAAAAGCGAAAGTTCTCTGGTTAATAACTTATAG
- a CDS encoding efflux RND transporter permease subunit, which translates to MAKKKTYLEKEFGLSSWAIKNKTTIYVSMILILFFGISAYFSMPRESFPEVKETKIYVSSLYPGNTAEDIEKLLTNPLEDKLKTVSNVVEITSTSQEDYSMIVIEFDEDITVELAKQKVKDEIDSETSGEDWPTFNGAKVEPNVFELSLSEEMPILNINISGDYPVMKLKEFGEYLQDEIENLPEIKKVDIRGAQDKEIEVAVDIYKMMASSVSFNDITSAIGNGNMTMSAGNYVASGQRRTIRILGEIESPSDLENFVVKSEDGDNVYLKDIADITFKAKEKTTYAREFGHQVVMLDVKKRSGKNMVAAAEKIDEIVEKAQADVFPSNLDISITNDQSSKTIGQVDDLVNNIIFGIILVVTVLMFFLGFKNALFVGFAIPMSMFMSLMILNQLGYTMNTMILFGLIMGLGMLVDNGIVVVENVYRLMDEEGYSRIEAAKEGIGEIAFPIIISTATTVAAFIPLGLWPGLMGQFMIYFPITLSVVLGSSLFVAIFFNSVLVSQFMRTEDRNMPLRTIIRTSSIIAGIGLLILIFGGEYRALGTLMIFTAIMLWVYRLFLRKMANKFQTSALVRLENWYERKLTSSFKKKRPYWIVGSTFLLLIVAFMAFGASLASQRTKVEFFPDNKPNQIIVYIEYPEGTDIEKTNAITKEIEQRVYKVLNSDEYMDDGYNFMVESAVSQVGEGAGNPQTDGGSAAEMPHKGKITASMREYKYRRGKDSEILRQKVQEDLAGIYPGVLISVEKDQNGPPAGSPINIELEGEDYDELIATAEQMREYINTKNIPAIDELKIDVNKDKPSMQVEVDRQKAGELGVSAGQVGTQLRNSIFGTKAGVYKEGGEDYDIYVRFDEESRYDNSALFNQTITFRNNQGRLREIPVAAVTSKSNKSGFSAIKHRDTRRVVTIYSALSPGYTDAGAAVSQIQNEMRNFHGVPEDIKIDYTGQIEEQNKQQAFLMGAFFSGLGLIFLILIFQFNSVSKPLIIMIAIFLSLIGVFGGIVITGSAFVIMMTMMGIISLAGIVVNNGVVLLDYAQLLIDRKKLRLGIPENEFLSKDELLLTIIRAGKARLRPVLLTAITTILGLIPLAIGLNLDFFSLFSEFDANIYFGGDNVIFWGPLAWTVIYGLMVATFLTLIIVPILFYIAIRIKMWVHSMRSSTEASTSKDPEVVEYAE; encoded by the coding sequence CTGCCGAGGATATTGAGAAGCTCCTAACCAATCCGTTGGAAGATAAACTAAAGACGGTAAGCAATGTTGTGGAGATCACTTCTACTTCTCAGGAAGATTACTCCATGATCGTAATAGAGTTTGACGAGGATATTACTGTTGAACTTGCCAAACAAAAGGTAAAGGACGAAATAGATTCAGAGACTTCAGGAGAAGATTGGCCAACCTTTAATGGCGCCAAAGTAGAACCTAATGTTTTTGAACTTAGCCTTTCTGAAGAAATGCCTATTCTTAACATCAATATCTCGGGAGACTATCCTGTTATGAAATTGAAAGAATTTGGAGAATATCTTCAGGATGAGATAGAAAATCTACCAGAGATCAAAAAGGTGGATATTCGAGGGGCTCAGGATAAAGAAATTGAAGTAGCCGTAGATATTTATAAAATGATGGCTTCCTCTGTTAGCTTTAACGACATCACCAGTGCCATAGGGAATGGAAATATGACCATGTCTGCCGGGAATTATGTCGCCAGTGGACAACGAAGGACCATTAGAATCTTAGGAGAAATTGAAAGTCCTTCAGATCTGGAAAATTTTGTTGTAAAGTCTGAAGATGGTGATAATGTATATTTAAAAGATATTGCAGATATCACTTTCAAAGCGAAGGAAAAAACCACTTACGCCAGGGAGTTTGGACATCAGGTTGTGATGCTTGATGTAAAGAAACGCTCAGGTAAAAACATGGTGGCCGCTGCCGAGAAGATCGATGAAATAGTTGAAAAAGCACAGGCAGATGTTTTTCCTTCTAATCTTGATATTTCTATTACCAACGATCAATCTTCTAAAACTATTGGTCAGGTAGATGACCTTGTAAACAACATTATTTTCGGGATTATCCTGGTGGTAACCGTATTGATGTTCTTCTTAGGATTTAAAAATGCATTGTTTGTGGGATTCGCGATCCCAATGTCCATGTTCATGTCACTGATGATCCTGAACCAATTAGGCTATACCATGAATACGATGATCCTTTTTGGTCTGATCATGGGGCTGGGAATGCTGGTGGATAACGGAATTGTGGTTGTGGAAAATGTATACCGACTCATGGACGAGGAAGGTTATTCAAGAATCGAAGCCGCCAAAGAAGGGATTGGTGAAATTGCATTTCCAATCATTATCTCAACAGCAACCACGGTTGCTGCATTTATCCCCCTTGGTTTATGGCCTGGACTCATGGGACAGTTTATGATCTACTTCCCAATCACACTATCGGTAGTGCTGGGATCATCCCTTTTTGTGGCAATTTTCTTTAACTCGGTACTGGTCTCCCAGTTCATGAGAACAGAAGATCGAAATATGCCATTAAGGACTATTATTCGAACCTCTTCGATCATTGCCGGGATTGGACTCTTAATCTTAATTTTTGGTGGAGAATATCGCGCACTTGGAACTTTAATGATTTTCACCGCGATCATGCTATGGGTTTATAGATTGTTTCTTAGAAAAATGGCCAATAAATTCCAGACCAGTGCATTGGTAAGACTTGAAAACTGGTATGAGCGAAAACTCACCTCTTCTTTCAAGAAAAAACGACCATACTGGATCGTTGGAAGTACTTTTCTGCTGCTTATCGTAGCGTTTATGGCATTTGGAGCTTCCCTTGCTTCCCAGAGAACGAAAGTTGAATTTTTTCCGGATAATAAACCTAACCAGATCATTGTCTACATTGAATATCCTGAAGGAACCGATATTGAAAAGACCAACGCGATCACCAAAGAGATTGAACAAAGAGTCTATAAGGTTCTGAACAGCGATGAATATATGGACGATGGCTATAATTTCATGGTAGAAAGTGCTGTTTCCCAGGTAGGGGAAGGTGCCGGAAACCCACAAACCGATGGAGGTTCTGCTGCGGAGATGCCTCACAAAGGTAAGATTACGGCATCCATGAGAGAGTATAAATACCGAAGAGGAAAAGACAGTGAGATTTTACGCCAGAAAGTTCAGGAAGATCTGGCTGGGATCTATCCGGGAGTTCTTATTTCAGTAGAAAAAGATCAAAATGGCCCGCCTGCAGGTTCCCCAATTAATATTGAACTGGAGGGTGAAGATTATGATGAATTGATCGCGACTGCCGAGCAGATGCGTGAATATATCAACACGAAAAATATACCTGCGATTGATGAATTAAAGATCGATGTTAATAAAGACAAACCCTCTATGCAGGTGGAAGTTGATCGTCAAAAGGCTGGAGAACTTGGAGTAAGTGCAGGACAGGTTGGTACGCAGCTTAGAAATTCAATTTTTGGTACTAAAGCGGGAGTATATAAAGAAGGCGGAGAAGATTATGATATCTATGTTCGATTTGATGAAGAAAGCCGCTACGATAATAGTGCGCTTTTTAATCAAACAATTACATTCAGAAATAATCAGGGGCGACTAAGAGAGATTCCGGTTGCAGCAGTGACTTCTAAAAGCAATAAATCTGGATTTAGCGCTATTAAGCATAGAGATACGAGAAGAGTAGTTACTATCTACTCAGCTTTATCCCCAGGTTATACCGACGCAGGAGCTGCGGTTAGCCAGATCCAGAATGAAATGCGAAATTTTCATGGGGTTCCTGAGGATATCAAGATAGATTATACCGGCCAGATAGAAGAACAGAATAAACAACAGGCTTTTCTAATGGGAGCTTTCTTCAGCGGACTTGGACTGATATTTTTAATACTAATCTTCCAGTTTAATTCAGTTTCAAAACCTTTGATTATTATGATCGCAATTTTCCTGAGTTTAATAGGAGTATTTGGAGGTATCGTAATTACGGGATCTGCTTTCGTAATTATGATGACCATGATGGGAATTATCTCCCTGGCAGGTATTGTGGTGAATAACGGGGTGGTGCTATTAGATTATGCCCAACTACTCATAGATAGAAAGAAACTAAGGCTTGGAATTCCTGAAAATGAATTTCTCTCAAAAGATGAACTTTTACTTACGATTATTAGAGCAGGTAAAGCACGTCTAAGACCGGTATTGCTAACCGCGATAACCACGATCTTAGGATTGATACCTTTAGCCATTGGTCTTAACCTTGATTTCTTCTCGTTGTTCAGCGAGTTTGATGCAAACATCTATTTTGGAGGAGATAACGTGATCTTCTGGGGTCCACTAGCATGGACAGTAATTTACGGATTAATGGTTGCAACCTTTCTTACGTTGATCATCGTTCCGATATTATTTTACATCGCGATAAGGATTAAAATGTGGGTTCATTCTATGAGAAGTAGTACAGAAGCTTCCACCAGTAAAGATCCTGAAGTGGTGGAATATGCGGAGTAA
- the aspS gene encoding aspartate--tRNA ligase, with protein sequence MYRSHTCGELNAEQIGNKVILSGWVQKVRNKGFMIWVDLRDRYGLTQLIFDEERSSKNLMDRAGSLAREFVIQVEGTVIERESKNPNIATGEIEVLVEDFKILNSSKTPPFTIEDETDGGEDLRMKYRYLDIRRNPVKNKLMFRHQVGMKVRNYLSNEGFIEIETPYLIKSTPEGARDFVVPSRMNEGQFYALPQSPQTFKQLLMVGGMDKYFQIVKCFRDEDLRADRQPEFTQIDCEMAFVEQEDILNIFEGLTRHLLKDIKGVEVAEFPRMTYDEAMKKYGNDKPDIRFGMEFAELNDLAKNKGFNVFDQQELVVGIAVPGAASFTRKEIDKLISWVKRPQVGANGLVWAKYNEDGTLKSSVDKFYSQDDLKNWAEATEANPGDLILVMAGDATKTRTQLSALRMHLGNELGLRKADEFAPLWVVDFPLLEWDEETKRFHAMHHPFTSPKKEDFALLETEPGRVRANAYDLVLNGNEIGGGSIRIHDKETQSQMFKYLGFTPEEAKEQFGFLMDAFQYGAPPHGGIAFGFDRLVAILGGQESIRDFIAFPKNNAGRDVMIDAPAKIDEQQLSDLHLRLKL encoded by the coding sequence ATGTACAGAAGTCACACCTGCGGGGAACTAAACGCAGAACAAATTGGTAACAAAGTAATCCTATCTGGATGGGTTCAAAAGGTAAGAAATAAAGGATTCATGATTTGGGTAGATCTTCGTGATCGCTACGGTTTAACTCAACTAATATTTGATGAGGAACGTTCTTCAAAGAATTTAATGGATAGGGCTGGTAGTCTTGCCCGCGAATTTGTGATTCAGGTTGAAGGAACGGTGATTGAGAGGGAGTCCAAAAATCCAAATATTGCTACCGGGGAGATCGAAGTTCTTGTAGAGGATTTTAAAATTCTCAATTCTTCAAAAACTCCTCCTTTTACTATTGAAGACGAGACCGACGGCGGAGAAGATCTTAGAATGAAATATCGTTACCTGGATATTCGTAGAAATCCTGTAAAGAATAAATTGATGTTTCGCCACCAGGTAGGAATGAAAGTGAGAAATTATCTTTCCAATGAAGGTTTTATCGAAATTGAAACCCCATATTTGATAAAATCTACTCCCGAAGGTGCTCGTGATTTTGTAGTGCCAAGCAGAATGAATGAAGGCCAGTTTTATGCACTTCCGCAATCTCCTCAAACATTCAAACAACTACTGATGGTTGGTGGAATGGATAAGTACTTCCAGATCGTAAAGTGTTTTAGGGATGAAGATCTAAGAGCCGACAGACAACCTGAATTCACCCAGATAGACTGTGAAATGGCCTTTGTTGAGCAGGAAGATATTCTGAATATATTTGAAGGCCTTACCAGACATTTATTGAAAGATATTAAAGGAGTTGAAGTAGCAGAATTCCCAAGAATGACCTACGATGAGGCCATGAAAAAATATGGAAATGACAAACCGGATATCAGATTCGGGATGGAGTTTGCAGAACTCAATGACCTTGCAAAAAATAAAGGTTTTAATGTATTCGATCAGCAGGAACTCGTTGTGGGAATTGCTGTTCCGGGAGCTGCCAGCTTTACCAGAAAAGAGATAGACAAACTTATTTCCTGGGTGAAAAGACCTCAGGTGGGTGCAAACGGACTGGTTTGGGCCAAATATAACGAAGACGGAACTTTAAAGTCTTCTGTAGATAAATTCTACTCTCAGGATGATTTAAAAAACTGGGCAGAGGCAACCGAAGCAAACCCAGGTGATCTTATTTTAGTTATGGCCGGCGATGCTACCAAAACTAGAACTCAGCTAAGCGCTCTTAGAATGCATTTAGGAAATGAACTCGGTTTGAGAAAAGCTGATGAATTTGCTCCTTTATGGGTGGTAGATTTCCCTCTTTTAGAATGGGATGAAGAAACAAAAAGGTTCCATGCGATGCATCATCCTTTTACCTCTCCAAAGAAGGAAGACTTTGCACTTCTTGAAACCGAGCCGGGCAGAGTAAGAGCTAATGCATATGATCTTGTTTTAAACGGAAACGAAATTGGCGGTGGTTCCATAAGGATCCATGATAAGGAAACGCAGTCACAAATGTTCAAATATCTAGGATTTACTCCTGAAGAAGCAAAAGAGCAATTCGGGTTTTTAATGGACGCCTTTCAGTATGGAGCACCCCCACACGGTGGAATTGCTTTTGGATTTGACAGGCTGGTTGCTATTCTTGGAGGTCAGGAAAGCATCAGGGACTTCATTGCATTTCCTAAAAACAATGCGGGACGGGATGTGATGATTGATGCTCCGGCAAAAATTGATGAACAACAACTTAGCGATTTACATCTTCGTTTGAAATTATAA
- a CDS encoding NAD-dependent epimerase/dehydratase family protein: MAERILIIGACGQIGTELTLKLREIHGNDQVVASDIREGAEELMESGPFELLNATDDAHIRQVIKDYDVKEVYLMAAMLSATAEKAPMKAWDLNMDSLFHILNIAKEGTIKKVFWPSSIAVFGPTTPKVDTPQTTVMEPTTVYGISKQTGERWCEYYHRKFGVDVRSIRYPGIISYKTLPGGGTTDYAIEIFHEALKNSTYTSFLAEDVALPMMYMDDAIKATVDVMQAPSEKIKVRSSYNLAAMSFTPEVLANEIKKHIKDFKISYDPDFRQSIAESWPSSIDDTTARDDWGWEHEFDLDKLTTTMLEGVGKTLKAQD; encoded by the coding sequence ATGGCCGAAAGGATATTGATTATTGGTGCCTGCGGACAAATTGGTACTGAGCTTACGCTGAAGTTAAGAGAAATTCATGGGAACGACCAGGTGGTCGCCAGTGATATAAGGGAGGGAGCAGAAGAATTGATGGAATCGGGCCCATTTGAACTTTTGAATGCCACAGATGATGCACATATTAGGCAGGTAATTAAAGATTATGATGTAAAGGAGGTTTACCTTATGGCAGCCATGCTTAGCGCCACTGCTGAAAAAGCTCCAATGAAAGCCTGGGATTTGAACATGGATTCTTTATTTCATATTCTAAATATAGCAAAAGAAGGAACCATAAAGAAAGTATTCTGGCCTTCAAGTATAGCGGTATTTGGTCCCACAACACCAAAAGTTGATACTCCTCAAACAACGGTGATGGAGCCAACTACGGTTTATGGGATTAGCAAACAAACCGGGGAGCGCTGGTGCGAATATTACCACCGTAAATTTGGTGTGGATGTTAGAAGTATAAGATACCCTGGAATTATAAGTTATAAAACTTTGCCTGGTGGAGGAACTACAGATTATGCCATTGAGATCTTTCATGAAGCTTTGAAAAACTCGACGTATACCAGCTTTCTGGCAGAAGATGTCGCATTACCAATGATGTATATGGACGATGCTATAAAAGCAACCGTTGACGTCATGCAGGCTCCTTCAGAAAAAATTAAAGTGAGATCTTCTTATAATCTTGCGGCTATGAGCTTTACTCCGGAAGTCCTGGCTAATGAGATAAAAAAGCATATCAAAGATTTTAAGATCTCTTACGATCCAGATTTCAGACAGAGTATTGCTGAATCCTGGCCATCTAGTATAGACGATACTACTGCAAGAGATGATTGGGGTTGGGAACATGAGTTTGATCTTGATAAACTTACCACAACCATGCTGGAAGGAGTAGGGAAGACCCTGAAAGCACAAGACTAA